In one window of Virgibacillus proomii DNA:
- a CDS encoding NifU N-terminal domain-containing protein gives MGVRAEATPNPNAMKFTTDKLIFEGTNSISVMPGDTSEYDILNELMQVEGVDNVFGYQNFITVNKKFDVEWDILTPKVIKVFENHGY, from the coding sequence GTGGGAGTCAGAGCCGAAGCCACCCCAAATCCAAATGCAATGAAATTTACTACAGACAAATTAATTTTTGAGGGAACAAACAGTATTTCCGTAATGCCCGGTGATACGAGTGAATACGATATTTTAAATGAATTGATGCAAGTGGAAGGTGTAGATAACGTTTTTGGTTATCAAAACTTTATTACGGTTAATAAAAAATTTGATGTTGAATGGGATATATTAACGCCAAAAGTAATAAAAGTGTTTGAAAACCATGGATATTGA